Proteins encoded within one genomic window of Bdellovibrionota bacterium:
- a CDS encoding HPr family phosphocarrier protein translates to MIEQESHSTDEGVLEGEVVIVNELGLHTRTATILVQSARKFASSIEVSMEGASADGKSLLELLTLGAGRGKVLRLRVAGPDRDEAFQTLARLIERGFQEEEVQ, encoded by the coding sequence GTGATTGAACAGGAATCCCACAGTACCGATGAAGGCGTCTTGGAAGGAGAGGTCGTGATCGTCAATGAGCTTGGTTTGCACACGCGAACCGCCACGATTCTGGTGCAGTCGGCGCGCAAATTTGCGTCTTCGATCGAAGTGTCGATGGAGGGTGCCAGTGCCGACGGAAAGAGCCTTTTGGAACTTCTGACGTTGGGAGCGGGGAGAGGCAAGGTGCTTCGGCTCCGGGTCGCGGGTCCCGACCGGGACGAAGCATTTCAGACGCTCGCCCGTTTGATCGAACGCGGTTTTCAGGAAGAAGAGGTCCAGTGA
- a CDS encoding PTS sugar transporter subunit IIA, with amino-acid sequence MLRSVNTVRHRGCRCAAFLVPGDGGVPGKYGEGDGCQERGCSDDRMPSYLRIEALKVASAPMRLKDMIQESLIFPELPMEDKAATLRHMVDGVARVFPELKAEELLAVIMDRERLSSTGIGSGIAIPHAKLSSCRSHIAAFGRSRAGISFDSIDGKPVHLIFLIAGPVGANEAHLKALARISKFLHDTTFRDRLMVAESAQLIYEAIAEKDAQY; translated from the coding sequence GTGCTTCGATCCGTAAATACGGTGAGGCATCGAGGTTGTCGATGCGCCGCGTTCTTGGTGCCCGGCGACGGAGGCGTACCCGGAAAGTACGGCGAAGGAGACGGGTGCCAAGAACGGGGATGCAGCGACGACCGAATGCCATCGTATTTACGGATCGAGGCACTTAAGGTAGCTTCGGCGCCCATGAGGCTCAAGGACATGATCCAAGAGTCGCTGATTTTTCCGGAACTTCCGATGGAAGACAAAGCGGCCACACTCCGGCACATGGTGGACGGAGTGGCTCGGGTATTCCCGGAGCTCAAGGCCGAGGAATTGCTTGCGGTGATTATGGACCGGGAACGTTTGAGCTCCACGGGGATCGGCAGCGGAATAGCGATTCCTCATGCAAAATTAAGCTCGTGTCGCAGCCATATCGCGGCATTCGGGCGCAGCCGCGCCGGCATTTCCTTTGATTCGATCGACGGCAAACCGGTGCATCTGATTTTCCTGATCGCCGGGCCCGTCGGCGCGAACGAAGCGCATCTCAAAGCTCTGGCTCGCATTTCAAAGTTTTTGCACGACACGACGTTCCGGGACCGCTTGATGGTCGCAGAGAGCGCTCAACTGATTTATGAGGCGATTGCCGAGAAGGACGCTCAATATTAA
- the raiA gene encoding ribosome-associated translation inhibitor RaiA, translating into MKSMITFRHMAASPAVKEFVTERLEKLDRFGNKGKEAHVILETEKYMHHAEVVLSSKNFKARGKASTGDMYASIEEAITKVEKSLRKHHDKSVKAKNHAGRAAEAA; encoded by the coding sequence ATGAAATCGATGATTACATTCCGGCACATGGCCGCAAGCCCCGCCGTGAAAGAATTTGTCACCGAGCGCCTCGAGAAGCTCGACCGTTTCGGGAACAAAGGCAAAGAGGCGCACGTCATTCTCGAGACTGAAAAATATATGCATCACGCCGAAGTCGTATTGTCGTCCAAGAATTTTAAGGCCCGGGGAAAGGCCTCGACGGGGGACATGTACGCCTCCATCGAAGAAGCCATCACGAAGGTGGAGAAAAGCCTCCGTAAGCACCATGACAAGAGTGTAAAAGCCAAGAACCACGCCGGCCGGGCTGCGGAAGCCGCATAG
- the rapZ gene encoding RNase adapter RapZ: MRAVVISGLSGSGKSSAVKALEDAGYFCVDNLPVPVLAAFFELSAQSSEGIQKLAFVIDARDKKHIGKLPTALDQLTKKGHMFELVFLEASDEILARRFSETRRRHPLSPDGSVAEGVAIEKKLLAPLRKIASHVIDTSELNPRDLRQKMLQSVQAPKEENALAVQVTSFGFKYGLPVNADMVMDVRFLPNPFFKEELKDRRGTDSRVVDFVLAQKDTMELLALFEKMLKFLLPRFDREGKSYLHLAVGCTGGRHRSVVIAGRLAMSMEKMGYHVTLSHRDLDRD; encoded by the coding sequence ATGAGGGCTGTGGTGATTTCCGGCCTCTCCGGCTCCGGGAAATCCTCCGCCGTGAAGGCCCTTGAGGATGCCGGTTACTTTTGCGTCGACAACCTCCCCGTGCCGGTTCTAGCGGCCTTTTTCGAACTTTCGGCTCAATCTTCCGAAGGGATTCAGAAACTCGCATTTGTGATCGATGCCCGGGACAAAAAGCATATCGGTAAGCTCCCCACAGCCCTGGATCAGTTGACGAAAAAGGGCCACATGTTCGAACTCGTGTTTTTGGAAGCTTCGGACGAAATTCTGGCCCGGCGATTCAGTGAGACCCGGCGGAGGCACCCCCTTTCCCCGGACGGGTCGGTGGCCGAGGGCGTTGCGATCGAGAAAAAACTGCTCGCGCCTCTTCGAAAAATCGCGAGCCACGTGATCGATACATCGGAACTGAATCCGAGGGATTTGCGGCAGAAGATGTTGCAGAGCGTACAGGCACCCAAGGAAGAAAACGCACTGGCGGTTCAGGTGACTTCCTTTGGTTTTAAGTACGGCCTTCCGGTGAACGCCGATATGGTTATGGATGTCCGCTTTCTCCCGAATCCGTTTTTTAAAGAAGAGCTAAAAGACCGAAGAGGAACCGATTCACGGGTGGTGGACTTCGTGCTCGCCCAAAAGGACACGATGGAGCTATTGGCTCTTTTCGAAAAGATGTTGAAATTTCTGCTTCCCCGTTTCGATCGGGAAGGAAAAAGTTATCTCCACCTGGCCGTCGGATGTACCGGAGGCCGGCATCGATCGGTTGTCATTGCAGGTCGGCTGGCGATGTCGATGGAAAAAATGGGCTATCACGTCACGCTTTCCCACAGGGATCTGGACCGTGATTGA